The Porites lutea chromosome 4, jaPorLute2.1, whole genome shotgun sequence genome contains a region encoding:
- the LOC140934089 gene encoding uncharacterized protein yields MHPNRRGLRHVTNITQIFFLSSKACTFDFETGLSGWKRTGTAFNNQPTYGDNPTARNRGQPAKQQGDWWIGGFENRPSKAAKPGAVQGDGPQGTLASPFFKIVGKRISFLIGGGCDIKKVRAELIVDHQVVKSSTGSCTETMSRKLWDVHAFVGRTARVKMVDYSSGGWGHINFDDLGGDISCGQK; encoded by the exons ATGCATCCGAATCGACGTG GGTTGAGGCATGTTACAAATAtcactcaaattttttttctgtcttctaaAGCATGCACGTTCGACTTCGAAACGGGCTTGAGTGGTTGGAAAAGGACTGGAACAGCATTTAACAATCAACCTACCTACGGTGACAATCCAACAGCTCGCAATAGAGGACAACCTGCCAAACAGCAGGGGGACTGGTGGATCGGAGGGTTCGAAAACAGGCCATCCAAGGCAGCAAAACCTGGAGCAGTTCAGGGAGATGGTCCCCAAGGAACTCTTGCTTCCCCGTTCTTTAAGATCGTTGGCAAACGGATCTCATTCTTAATTGGAGGAGGCTGTGACATTAAGAAAGTTCGTGCTGAGTTGATTGTTGATCACCAA GTTGTCAAAAGTTCTACTGGTTCATGTACTGAAACCATGTCTCGCAAATTGTGGGACGTTCATGCCTTTGTTGGTCGAACAGCACGTGTCAAAATGGTGGACTACAGCAGTGGCGGATGGGGTCACATCAATTTTGATGACCTCGGAGGAGATATCAGCTGTGGGCAAAAATAA